From Bos javanicus breed banteng chromosome 5, ARS-OSU_banteng_1.0, whole genome shotgun sequence, the proteins below share one genomic window:
- the MDM2 gene encoding E3 ubiquitin-protein ligase Mdm2 isoform X3, with protein MTKRLYDEKQQHIVYCSNDLLGDLFGVPSFSVKEHRKIYTMIYRNLVVVSQQAEPSDSGTSVSENRCHLEGGSNQKDLVQELQEEKPSSSDMVSRPSTSSRRRAVSETEENSDELPGERQRKRHKSDNISLSFDESLALCVIREICCERSSSSESTGTPSNPDLDAGVSEHSGDWLDQDSVSDQFSVEFEVESLDSEDYSLSEEGQELSDEDDEVYRVTVYQAGESDTDSFEEDPEISLADYWKCTSCNEMNPPLPPHCNRCWALRENWLPEDKGKDKGNMSEKAKLGDSMQEDEGFDVPDCKKSTVSDSRESCVEENDDKITQASLSQESEDYSQPSTSNSIIYSSQEDVKEFEREETQDKEESMESSFPLNAIEPCVICQGRPKNGCIVHGKTGHLMACFTCAKKLKKRNKPCPVCRQPIQMIVLTYFP; from the exons GAAAATATATACAATGATCTACAGAAATTTGGTAGTAGTCAGTCAGCAAG caGAACCATCAGATTCAGGCACATCTGTGAGTGAAAACAGGTGTCACCTTGAAGGTGGGAGTAATCAAAAG GACCTTGTGCAAGAGCTACAGGAAGAGAAACCTTCATCTTCAGATATGGTTTCTAGACCATCTACCTCATCTAGAAGGAGAGCAGTTAGTGAGACAg AAGAAAATTCAGATGAATTACCTGGTGAACGACAGAGAAAGCGCCACAAATCTGATAATATTTCCCTTTCCTTTGATGAAAGCCTTGCTCTGTGTGTAATAAGGGAGATATGTTGTGAAAGAAGCAGTAGCAGTGAATCGACAGGAACTCCATCAAATCCG GATCTGGATGCTGGTGTAAGTGAACATTCAGGTGATTGGTTGGATCAGGATTCAGTTTCAGATCAATTCAGTGTAGAATTTGAAGTTGAGTCTCTTGATTCAGAAGATTATAGCCTCAGCGAAGAAGGACAAGAACTCTCGGATGAAGATGATGag gtgtaTCGAGTTACTGTGTATCAGGCAGGCGAGAGTGATACAGATTCATTTGAAGAAGATCCTGAAATTTCCTtagct GACTATTGGAAGTGTACTTCATGCAATGAAATGAATCCTCCCCTTCCACCTCACTGCAACAGATGTTGGGCCCTTCGTGAAAATTGGCTTCCTGAagataaaggaaaagataaagggAATATGTCTGAGAAAGCCAAACTAGGAGACTCGATGCAAGAAGACGAGGGCTTTGATGTCCCTGACTGTAAGAAATCTACGGTCAGTGATTCCAGAGAATCATGTGTTGAAGAAAATGATGATAAAATCACACAAGCCTCTCTGTCTCAAGAAAGTGAGGACTATTCTCAGCCATCGACTTCTAATAGCATCATTTATAGTAGCCAAGAAGATGTCAAAGAGTTTGAGAGAGAAGAAACAcaagacaaagaagaaagtatGGAGTCTAGTTTTCCTCTTAATGCCATTGAACCTTGTGTGATTTGCCAGGGTCGACCTAAAAATGGTTGCATCGTCCATGGCAAAACAGGACATCTTATGGCATGCTTCACATgtgcaaagaagttaaaaaaaaggaataagccCTGTCCAGTATGTAGGCAACCAATTCAAATGATTGTACTAACTTATTTCCCCTAG